The bacterium genome window below encodes:
- a CDS encoding toll/interleukin-1 receptor domain-containing protein: MSIRIFISHSVAPRELALVDAMAEEVARRGAVPFIPRRDWKPDNVVPEDIKKEIKKANYIIAIASQEGHHSQWVNTEVVYGQNLTPRKPLLLVADAKVPINSSCKKIVINRSNPLSTISEVSQRIQRLIQDKKTQDLLTGFLVGGLILLFLYSLKKD, from the coding sequence ATGTCAATTAGGATTTTTATCAGTCATAGTGTAGCACCAAGGGAGCTTGCTTTAGTAGATGCAATGGCTGAAGAAGTAGCCCGGCGGGGGGCAGTTCCTTTTATCCCCCGCAGAGATTGGAAGCCAGATAATGTCGTTCCCGAAGATATTAAAAAGGAAATAAAAAAGGCAAACTATATAATTGCCATAGCCAGCCAAGAAGGACATCATTCTCAATGGGTTAATACAGAAGTTGTTTATGGTCAAAATTTAACGCCTCGTAAACCTCTTCTTTTAGTGGCTGATGCTAAGGTTCCAATTAATTCTTCTTGTAAAAAAATTGTAATAAATCGTAGTAATCCTTTGAGTACAATATCAGAAGTATCCCAGAGGATTCAACGGTTAATACAAGATAAAAAAACTCAGGATCTTCTTACAGGATTTTTGGTTGGTGGACTAATTTTATTATTCCTTTATTCTTTGAAAAAGGATTGA
- a CDS encoding SIS domain-containing protein, with amino-acid sequence MNTSKKMQNYKREVLRIIDESIRTKELLKKKTVEIGMATNIVLKALRQGKKILLCGNGGSAADSQHLACEFVAKLQKERQSFPAIALTTNTSLLTAIPNDTSFDIVFARQIESLGKKGDVLIAISTSGESPNIIKAVEVSKSIGIYTIGLTGEKGDKLVKLVDIGIKVPSSNTQRIQEAHILIGHIICEIVETEITREKD; translated from the coding sequence ATGAATACATCAAAGAAAATGCAAAATTATAAGCGTGAAGTTTTAAGAATAATAGATGAAAGTATTCGTACAAAAGAACTATTAAAGAAAAAAACAGTTGAAATTGGAATGGCAACAAACATTGTGCTTAAGGCTTTAAGGCAGGGCAAAAAAATTCTTCTCTGTGGTAATGGAGGGTCAGCAGCAGATTCTCAGCATCTTGCTTGCGAATTTGTTGCAAAATTACAAAAAGAAAGGCAAAGTTTTCCAGCTATTGCACTTACAACAAACACCTCGCTTTTAACAGCTATCCCGAATGATACTTCATTTGACATTGTCTTTGCGCGACAAATTGAATCACTTGGCAAAAAAGGCGATGTCCTAATTGCAATCTCAACTTCAGGTGAATCACCAAATATAATTAAAGCAGTAGAAGTATCTAAATCTATAGGTATTTATACAATTGGACTAACAGGTGAGAAAGGTGATAAACTTGTGAAGCTCGTAGATATTGGAATAAAAGTCCCTTCTTCTAATACACAACGGATTCAGGAAGCTCATATTCTTATCGGACACATAATATGTGAAATAGTTGAAACAGAGATAACGAGAGAAAAAGATTGA
- the rfbD gene encoding dTDP-4-dehydrorhamnose reductase — protein MSPTVKKEILITGASGMLGRDLIPLLKDYILIPTDIHNLDITLTKSIQSIVNLNPSLVIHLAAYTDVDGCELNPKRACKVNSIGTKNVCLACQELRVPILYISTDYIFDGKKPTPYLEWDSPNPINIYGKTKLDGELWVKKLLEKFWIIRTSGLYGKWGKNFVDTVVKKGKETHKIEVVDDQIGAPTYTKDIAHAIQKLIKTKYFGIYHITNSDCCSWYEFAQAIIKISKISCEVLPISSQKLKKPAKRPYNWRLLNFVWDRVFGKPLRPWEEALNEYIKENAKL, from the coding sequence ATGTCGCCAACCGTAAAAAAGGAAATCCTAATTACTGGTGCATCAGGGATGCTTGGAAGAGACCTGATACCACTCCTTAAGGATTATATACTTATTCCTACTGACATACATAACTTAGACATTACTCTTACTAAAAGTATTCAAAGTATTGTTAATCTAAATCCATCTCTTGTAATTCATCTTGCTGCCTATACTGATGTAGATGGCTGTGAACTCAATCCCAAACGAGCCTGTAAAGTTAATTCTATAGGGACAAAGAATGTATGTCTTGCCTGTCAGGAGCTTAGGGTTCCAATTCTTTATATTTCAACTGATTATATTTTTGATGGTAAGAAACCTACCCCTTATTTGGAATGGGATTCACCAAATCCTATAAATATTTATGGTAAGACAAAACTTGACGGTGAGTTATGGGTTAAGAAGCTTTTAGAAAAATTTTGGATTATTAGGACATCCGGTCTTTATGGGAAATGGGGTAAAAATTTTGTTGATACGGTTGTTAAAAAAGGTAAGGAGACGCATAAAATTGAAGTAGTTGACGACCAGATTGGGGCACCGACTTATACTAAAGACATTGCACATGCAATTCAGAAATTAATCAAAACCAAATATTTTGGAATTTATCATATCACAAATTCTGACTGTTGTTCTTGGTATGAATTTGCGCAGGCTATAATTAAAATTTCTAAAATCAGTTGTGAGGTTCTACCAATAAGTTCTCAAAAACTTAAAAAGCCAGCAAAAAGGCCATATAATTGGAGACTACTAAATTTTGTGTGGGACAGAGTTTTTGGCAAACCTTTAAGGCCGTGGGAGGAGGCGTTAAATGAATACATCAAAGAAAATGCAAAATTATAA
- a CDS encoding sugar phosphate nucleotidyltransferase has protein sequence MKGVVLAGGLGTRLYPLTKITNKHLLPVYDMPMICYPIFTLVDAGIKEVILVTGGNSAGDFLRLLGDGRQLGLKRLGYTYQEEEKGIAHAILLTSEFIGDDKFVVILGDNILDGSIAHAVKQFEVEDGAKVLLKEVPNPSDYGVPIIEGKTIRKVIEKPSALLSNYAVIGVYMYGSQVFDIIRSLKPSARGELEISDVNDWYAKCGKLTYEIFDGWWGDAGVSVDALLEINNYVANRKKGNPNYWCIRDAWKRPDTTP, from the coding sequence ATGAAAGGTGTAGTTCTTGCAGGTGGTCTTGGTACAAGGCTTTATCCACTGACAAAAATAACTAACAAGCACCTACTCCCTGTGTATGATATGCCAATGATATGTTACCCAATTTTTACACTTGTGGATGCAGGAATTAAGGAAGTGATACTTGTGACCGGCGGTAACTCAGCAGGCGACTTCTTACGGTTACTTGGCGATGGTAGGCAATTGGGGCTAAAAAGGCTCGGTTACACATATCAAGAAGAAGAGAAAGGGATTGCTCATGCAATTCTTTTGACATCAGAATTCATAGGGGATGATAAATTTGTTGTTATACTTGGAGATAATATTCTGGACGGTAGTATAGCTCATGCAGTAAAGCAATTTGAAGTTGAGGATGGTGCAAAAGTTCTTTTAAAAGAAGTACCGAACCCAAGTGATTATGGAGTACCTATTATTGAAGGTAAAACAATTAGAAAAGTAATTGAAAAGCCATCAGCACTGCTCTCAAATTACGCTGTTATAGGCGTATATATGTATGGCTCACAGGTATTTGATATAATTCGTAGTCTTAAGCCATCAGCTCGTGGTGAACTTGAAATCAGCGATGTAAACGATTGGTATGCAAAATGTGGAAAGCTAACTTATGAAATATTTGATGGCTGGTGGGGTGATGCCGGTGTATCAGTAGATGCTTTGCTTGAGATAAATAATTATGTCGCCAACCGTAAAAAAGGAAATCCTAATTACTGGTGCATCAGGGATGCTTGGAAGAGACCTGATACCACTCCTTAA
- a CDS encoding HEPN domain-containing protein — translation MNEEEVKRLIHKAQRSLEVAEVLYKRKDYDFSISRAYYSMFYCAEALLLTKNLSFSKHSAVIAVFGKHFTKTKLLSLNLHSYLLDAFKDRQIGGL, via the coding sequence ATGAATGAAGAGGAAGTCAAAAGACTAATTCACAAAGCCCAGCGGAGTCTTGAAGTAGCGGAAGTGCTATATAAAAGAAAAGATTACGATTTTTCTATTTCAAGAGCTTACTACTCTATGTTTTATTGTGCTGAAGCACTTCTTCTTACAAAAAATTTAAGTTTTTCTAAACACTCTGCAGTAATAGCAGTTTTTGGAAAACACTTTACTAAGACAAAGTTGTTATCATTAAATCTTCATTCCTATCTTCTTGATGCTTTTAAAGACAGGCAAATAGGAGGATTATGA
- a CDS encoding nucleotidyltransferase domain-containing protein gives MNSKIKLILSEFKEAIRKISSDNLERILLFGSHGRNEAKAGSDIDIAIVLKSEPCFKEKMGIRNVSNNLSLKYDVVISEFLFSQEEYQKYRTPFLINIKKKVVSV, from the coding sequence ATGAATAGTAAAATTAAGCTTATTCTGAGCGAATTTAAGGAAGCTATTAGAAAAATTAGCAGCGATAATTTGGAAAGGATATTATTATTTGGGTCTCACGGAAGAAATGAAGCAAAAGCAGGGTCTGATATAGATATAGCTATTGTTCTTAAAAGTGAACCGTGTTTTAAAGAAAAAATGGGAATAAGAAATGTCTCAAATAATTTATCTCTGAAATACGATGTTGTAATTTCAGAATTTTTGTTCTCACAAGAAGAATATCAAAAGTATAGAACACCGTTTCTCATAAACATCAAGAAAAAGGTAGTTTCTGTATGA
- a CDS encoding geranylgeranylglyceryl/heptaprenylglyceryl phosphate synthase, with product MVYSYLTRIFKQKGAAFLVPLDPDINLQGIESKIKNICANGADAILVGGSTIEKPNFDEFTKLVKSHSTVPVIIFPGNSTQLSKHADAILFLSLISGRNPEYLIGEHVKASPIIKEFGLEVIPTGYLLIESGNLTSVLFMSHTLPIPRDKPDIAKYHALATEYLGMKLVYLDAGSGASNSVPNQMIREVRDYITIPIIVGGGIRTPADAKSKVAAGAQGVVIGDVLQKEPQLAKDFAAAIHKIK from the coding sequence GTGGTTTATTCGTATCTAACTCGTATTTTTAAGCAAAAAGGAGCAGCCTTTTTAGTCCCACTTGACCCTGACATAAATTTACAGGGTATAGAATCCAAAATTAAAAACATATGTGCTAATGGGGCGGATGCAATATTAGTTGGTGGAAGTACAATAGAGAAGCCTAATTTTGACGAGTTCACAAAACTAGTCAAATCTCATTCAACTGTACCTGTTATTATCTTTCCCGGAAATTCAACTCAGCTCTCAAAGCATGCAGATGCCATCTTATTTTTATCGTTAATCTCTGGCAGGAATCCAGAATATCTAATAGGTGAACATGTAAAGGCTTCACCAATTATTAAGGAATTTGGGCTTGAAGTTATACCTACAGGATATTTACTTATAGAATCAGGTAATCTGACCAGTGTCTTGTTTATGAGTCATACGCTACCAATTCCAAGAGATAAACCTGACATTGCAAAATATCATGCACTTGCAACTGAATATTTGGGAATGAAACTTGTATATCTTGACGCAGGTAGTGGTGCCAGCAACTCTGTTCCAAATCAAATGATACGCGAGGTCAGGGATTATATAACTATACCAATTATTGTAGGCGGTGGAATTAGGACTCCAGCTGATGCCAAGTCAAAAGTTGCTGCCGGTGCGCAAGGAGTTGTGATAGGAGATGTATTGCAAAAGGAGCCTCAATTAGCCAAAGATTTTGCGGCTGCAATTCATAAAATAAAATGA
- a CDS encoding DUF1015 domain-containing protein, which yields MAEIKPFKGIRYNQEKVNLSDVVTQPYDKITPSMQEAYYKKSEYNIIRIELNKEKDPYTGANTFFEQWQDEGILIQDKEPSIYPYFQEYITPQGESKLRKGFVAILKLEDFSTGVVLPHERTLSAPKEDRLKLLRATRANFGQIFMLYSDIENKISNLIDAKISATPPLIDISESYEKRVSHKLWRIWDEETISSIQRLMATKTLLIADGHHRYETALNYSKENPTATHRMVTFVSMEDPGLLILPTHRAIYGISTEGFIDKVTKFFAVKEHNSKESVLTALSGKKHVFGLYNGKFWVLKLKNANLMDKFVSKDRTYEYKTLDVTVLHSVIIEHVLMISKEKIARKENIDYLRDIDEGIEGVKAGKYDLFFILNPTRIEEVRKISACREVMPQKSTDFYPKLITGLVINKL from the coding sequence ATGGCAGAGATTAAGCCGTTTAAAGGGATAAGATATAATCAAGAGAAAGTTAATTTATCTGATGTAGTCACTCAACCTTATGATAAAATCACACCCAGTATGCAGGAAGCATATTATAAAAAAAGTGAGTATAATATTATTAGGATTGAGCTTAATAAAGAGAAAGACCCGTATACTGGAGCGAATACATTTTTTGAACAATGGCAGGATGAAGGTATATTAATTCAAGATAAAGAGCCGTCAATTTATCCTTATTTTCAAGAATATATTACTCCACAAGGTGAGTCTAAACTCCGTAAAGGGTTTGTTGCAATATTAAAGCTTGAAGATTTTTCTACAGGCGTAGTCTTACCCCATGAACGTACTCTATCTGCTCCTAAAGAAGATAGATTAAAATTGCTCCGTGCAACACGCGCCAACTTTGGTCAAATATTTATGCTTTATTCGGATATAGAAAATAAAATATCAAATTTAATTGACGCCAAAATCTCTGCTACTCCTCCATTAATTGATATCTCCGAATCTTATGAAAAAAGAGTCTCCCATAAGCTATGGAGAATATGGGATGAAGAGACAATTTCAAGTATTCAGCGATTAATGGCAACAAAAACATTACTCATTGCAGATGGGCATCATAGATATGAGACAGCACTTAATTATTCAAAAGAAAACCCAACCGCAACCCATAGGATGGTAACCTTTGTATCAATGGAGGACCCTGGTCTTTTAATTTTACCCACCCACAGAGCAATTTATGGCATATCAACTGAGGGATTTATAGATAAAGTTACTAAATTTTTTGCTGTCAAAGAACACAATTCCAAAGAATCAGTTTTAACTGCACTTTCAGGTAAAAAGCATGTATTTGGCTTATATAATGGTAAGTTTTGGGTTCTAAAATTAAAAAATGCTAACTTAATGGACAAATTTGTCAGCAAGGACAGAACCTATGAGTATAAGACTTTAGATGTAACTGTTCTGCACTCTGTAATCATTGAGCATGTGCTAATGATTTCAAAGGAAAAGATAGCAAGGAAGGAAAATATAGACTATTTGAGGGATATAGACGAAGGTATAGAAGGTGTAAAGGCTGGCAAATATGATTTATTTTTTATCTTAAATCCAACCCGTATAGAAGAGGTGCGTAAAATTTCAGCATGTCGTGAAGTAATGCCTCAGAAATCAACCGACTTTTATCCTAAACTTATCACTGGACTTGTAATAAATAAACTATAA
- a CDS encoding nucleotidyltransferase: MQAITIDRVALERAVEVKIFGKKWRVARPEELILYKLGRRKLTRFDEQDIKELIEAQSDNLDWKRMECLADTLRNEYASDFKERFKKLKKLR, translated from the coding sequence TTGCAAGCTATAACTATTGACCGTGTGGCATTGGAAAGAGCTGTAGAAGTTAAGATATTTGGCAAGAAATGGAGAGTAGCTCGACCAGAGGAGTTAATTCTTTATAAATTGGGTAGAAGGAAGCTAACAAGATTTGACGAACAAGATATAAAAGAACTTATAGAAGCTCAAAGTGATAACCTTGATTGGAAAAGAATGGAATGCTTAGCAGATACTTTAAGAAATGAGTATGCCTCAGACTTTAAAGAAAGATTTAAAAAATTAAAAAAGTTAAGATAA